One region of Myxococcus stipitatus genomic DNA includes:
- a CDS encoding ComEC/Rec2 family competence protein translates to MSLYRVHLLPAQQGDCILIEYGRPERPHRVLIDGGLAGTWTHLKGLIEALPIEQRRFDLLVVTHIDQDHIEGALSLFKSPPEGLSFDDVWFNGFKHLEESDLEDFGPLHGERLTTHLWTAPAWNQLFGRRAVVVPDTGPLPTRELPGGMRLTLLSPTRARLRKLRGVWAKRCEEAGLNPQVQPPPPAPEGLEPMGGIDVAALLAGGFKEDDAEANGSSIAFIAEHDGRSVLFGADAHPSVLRASIARLDGGRAKVDAFKLPHHGSRKNVSTELLALVDTPRYLFSTNGSRHHHPDREAVARVLARKQPAELWFNYRGPHTEPWDSDELRAEWRYTTRYPTTAAGGITLDLS, encoded by the coding sequence ATGTCGCTCTATCGCGTCCACCTGCTCCCCGCGCAACAAGGCGACTGCATCCTCATCGAGTACGGCCGCCCCGAGCGCCCGCACCGAGTACTCATCGACGGCGGACTCGCCGGCACCTGGACACACCTGAAGGGCCTCATCGAGGCACTCCCCATCGAGCAGCGACGGTTCGACCTCCTGGTCGTCACGCACATCGACCAGGACCACATCGAGGGCGCGCTGTCCCTCTTCAAGTCGCCTCCCGAGGGGCTCTCCTTCGACGACGTCTGGTTCAACGGCTTCAAGCACCTGGAGGAGAGCGACCTGGAGGACTTCGGTCCGCTCCACGGCGAAAGGCTCACCACGCATCTCTGGACGGCGCCGGCCTGGAACCAGCTCTTCGGTCGCCGCGCGGTGGTCGTCCCGGACACGGGGCCGCTGCCGACCCGCGAGCTCCCCGGCGGGATGCGCCTCACCCTGCTGTCGCCCACGCGCGCCCGGCTGAGGAAGCTGCGCGGCGTCTGGGCGAAGAGGTGCGAGGAGGCCGGGCTGAATCCCCAGGTCCAGCCGCCCCCGCCCGCGCCCGAGGGGCTCGAGCCCATGGGCGGTATCGACGTCGCCGCGTTGCTCGCGGGCGGCTTCAAGGAGGACGACGCCGAGGCCAATGGCAGCTCCATCGCGTTCATCGCCGAGCACGACGGCCGCTCCGTCCTCTTCGGCGCGGACGCCCACCCGAGCGTCCTGCGCGCCTCCATCGCCCGGCTCGACGGCGGGCGCGCGAAGGTGGATGCCTTCAAGCTTCCCCACCACGGCAGCCGCAAGAACGTGAGCACGGAGCTGCTCGCGCTCGTCGACACGCCTCGCTACCTGTTCTCCACCAACGGCAGCCGCCACCACCACCCGGACCGCGAGGCCGTCGCCCGCGTCCTCGCGCGCAAGCAGCCCGCGGAGCTGTGGTTCAACTACCGGGGCCCGCACACGGAGCCCTGGGACAGCGACGAATTGCGCGCCGAGTGGCGCTACACCACGCGCTACCCGACCACGGCCGCGGGTGGAATCACGCTGGACCTGTCCTGA